The Saccopteryx leptura isolate mSacLep1 chromosome 5, mSacLep1_pri_phased_curated, whole genome shotgun sequence nucleotide sequence TATGAAGACGAAATAATAGCCCATTATTCATGACCCTCTATGCTTCCTGTATTTTTTCATCATAAttgctacatttttaaaaataaaaatacatgactCAGGATAATTTATGTGAGATTACACTTTCTATTACTATGCTCTATTTATATTAATCCATAAGAGTGAtatttttcttaatctctctGATTTTGGAAATGATTCTAAAACACTTTGTTTCTATCTTAcatctaataattattttaagctagaaattttttaaaataatggattTTATTGTCTTGTATTAGTAACTTGAGACGAGTTAGCATTGATATatgaagtataaatatttttcagtgcttATGGAAACATATGCAGATAAAACTGTTGTCCAATTAAAAACAGTGTAACAAATTTTTGACTAACATTTGTTCATATTTGTCTGTGCTTACATGATTATTTTGAAGCATGATGTTTGTATAACATGTTCATGTAAATTCattgttttgaattttgtttcattttttttcttttcttctctctttggcCTCATCTTTGTCTGTTTTACACCATCCTGGGAACATCACTGTCTTCTCTCTcacaattttgtgtgtgtgtattatttttctttcagtaacCCTCACACCATGTAAGTACCTAATCAGtggtttcttttgtaatttttatcatTGTCTCTCTGTAAATTTCTGTCTTGTTTTCAACTTACCATCACCAGCAAATTTTGTTAGCATATTCTCATTGCaagaattttcaaatatgttaaGGAGCCCAAGAAACATGTTTTTCATGCTAGAGAACTTGATATGAATCAGTGGGTGTGTTTGGAGCACCTCCACTTCTACAGTGGAAAAACTTAATAAGCTAAATTTTAGGTAGATTGGTATTATACACAGTGCATATTGGAGTTAAGAGATATGGTTTGAACCTCCCTtgcttagtattttttaaaaattagaataagtttactaatttttttctcagtgagagaaggggaggcagagacagactcctgcatgcaccctgagtgggatccacctagcaagctcaCTAAGTgacaatgatctgcccatcttggacgttgctcccttgctcagcaaccaaccctttctttttttttaagtgcctaaggcagaggccatagagccatcctcagcgcctgggacgaACTTggtccaattgagccatggctgcaggaggagaggggagagagagagagagaaaagtgaggaggtagaggggtagagaagcagatgggcacttctcctgactaccctgactgggaatcgaacctgggacatccacatgctgggccgatgctctaccactgagccaactggccagggctgagcttGCTAAGTTTTTAATGTCtgtgttttgaaataaattatttgctcCTGCtagtttttatattctatttcaaatagattttaaaaaataaaattattgatattattctcttttttaatcaTTGTCATCAGAGTCTAGAGTTTCAAAGCCAGAAAACTCTAAGTAAATGTTTAGAAACTTTTTATCATTTAACACAAGACCTTTGCTGTGGTGAATGTTACAGAGTTTAaggtgtactatttttttttgaaagtgtgtcatagctaaaaaatatttttaagtggtgtcattttattattcttggtGTCTTAATTTAACACCATTGTCTTTTGTGTTTTTATCgattataaaataatcttaaacCTGAAACTGGCACTATTTAAGAATAAGCTACGGTCACTAATTATAGAGTCAGTTAAAACTATAAGTTTAATTGCTAAAATAAAGTTATTCATGTAATTGCATAAGATAAAGTTATGTCTGCTTAAGAATTTGTATCTGCCAATGACTGTAGTTATACAGTAATCTATGCCtcttattttctaattcttaaaaattttgtcttttaaaaagaattaggtTTTGTTCAATGTTAGTAAAAGGTGTTTCAGATATTACActtctgaaatattaaaattttttcataaattatattattactaatattatatatacatacttttgaTTTTGTTCCTTATATATGCAGATGACCCGTAATCTtagaaaatatatgataaaaaattttgctggtaataataaaagaaaacattatgagATCATTACTGTTAGGTACTGTGGAAAACACTTTACACACATTAtctttcttccttatttcttAAAACAACCCATTAAGGTAGATGTAATCCCCATTTCCCAATAGGAAGAATCTAGACTTGGAGTAATTAAATGACTTACGTAAAACACACTGAGTGGAGGATGTAGCACCTTTTGTCTGTCTGACTCTAAATCCAGTGTTACCATTAATTCTGTCATGTTCTTCATTAGGCAAAAACCCTTCTAGTGTACTGTGACAGTTTTGATAGTGTAACTATTAAAATGACACAGTCATGTGGAATTCTGGTGGCCCTGTGATTTTCTAGCAGTGAGTTATACCTAACTGGAGTTGCTTCCACATCCAACACTCTTAGGGCACTTTTCTCTACTTGGATCTTGTGCCAGTAGTCTGCTAGTCCAGACTtggcttccttttcctcttctggaATTAAACTCCAGCCTCCAAatgtttgtatttctcttatttttggaGGTGGAAAGAAAGATAGGAAGAATATTTATTGTGTTCACTAGACCTTAGGTTAAAGTGTTAAAATAGTGTACTTTTAATTTCAGCAATATTTATgctttattaagagaaaaatgaatgttCTTAGCAAGCTCTCTACTTTGCAGGTCCCTTTCACATATATTGTTTCATGTAATCCTCAGATCATTGTGACTTTGTATGTGGTATTCATGTccgatacatgaaaaaaaaactgacacTTGGTGAGATTGACTTGTCCAAAATCATACACCTGAAAAAATCACAGAGCCAAGATTTACATGTTGGTCTTTTCATAAGTATTTCATTGGTTTCAGATATACTGTAGCTATTCTTCACTATTCTGATTCTGCACACAACCTTATTAGGGTTGAGGGCTATCTGTCTGTACATATGAATGAGAAACTAGAAAATAACACTCTGTCTCTTTTCACAATTGTGTTTGGAATTGCTGGTTCAACCAGTACTAAACCCTTCTTGGTTCCTGGGCTAGTGAAACAAGATCATTTAATTCTTCTGGAAGATGATGTATTTTAGCAGTATTTATCAGTGGTTGTGAATGGAGTCATTATCTGTGTTTTGTTAGGAACTAGATGAACAATACAAATACataatttcaaattgttttaatttctatggacgttttaatttctccttgtttctttcttaatcttttcttttccttttcttcatgttGGAAATGTCTCTTTTGCTGCCTTCTTCTGTcacataaaaaggaaaatccCACCTAAACGGTAACCTTTTTGTTGAATAGATACttatactattattttatattagcatATATGTACCTTTTTATCTAACTTAAAACTTATTCTACTTTATCGTAGAAggatactctttattttttaagagaattgAGGCTGTGTACActttcaaaagcaaaatatataaaaggaacaTGGAGGATTAATTATATgcattataaataatttagaagAGGGTATTTATccttaatataattataaatttttaaatcttttttttccttcctaatcCTAGCCCACCGAGAAAACACATCGTGGAGCGTAATACAGAGTTTTATCACATCCCTACTCACAGTGATGCCAGCAAGAAGAGACTGATTGAGGATACTGAAGACTGGCACCCAAGGACTGGCACGACCCAGTCTCGCTCTTTCCGAATCCTGGCCCAGATCACTGGGACGGAGCATAGTAAGTAAATACCTACGGACTCTAATAGATGAATGTTCTTTGCCACAGAAAAGTAGCAGATagttattggaaaaaaaataattctcctcAGACAGTTTGCTTTTAAATTATGTTGTGCATAATATGGGTATTGTATATAAGAAACCAGCCCAGGAGAGCTACACTGAAAAATGTAGAAGCAATGGTAATAGTAACACTGATTGTAGTGCACAGTGGATGAGAAAATGATACAGAATTCTTTTTTAGTGTCTCTGTTCAGTTTGACCACTTGGTATTAATTGATACATGCAATTACTTAAGTCAGTGatattcaacctttttcatctcatggcacacataaactaattactaaaattctgtggcacaccaaaaattatgttatatttttgcctatctgacaaaaaaaatgtatagttttgattcattcttgccagacagctattgttgtctTGGCTGTTCTCATGTTTTAATTTGCCAGTCTCagggaaagaggtcagtacccatgactaaatagtcaggtattgcgtgttttaaaattttttgtggcacatctgttgaaaatcactggattaAGTGATTTTAAAGTTTAAGAAGCAAACTAATATTGAATATTACTTATTGTATTTCAGTGAAAGAATCTGAACCTGATAATACAAAGAAAGCAAagtaagttcatttttttttgtaaattgaatGCTTTCCTTTTACTAATGGTCtctgtttttacattttcaagTGTAATGGTatggcattttatttttgcaactaGAAGTTAAGCTTTTAACTTTGATGCCCTTTGTGGAACTCAGATGTACAACTTACAGATTTTATAATCAGTAGATAATGTCTGGATGTTGTGTCTAAGAGCTATTTCCTTTAGTATTGAAGTAAATGGGCAGAAGGGTATATTTGGGGGTTCTTTGCTAACAATGTAGTCTCTGAATGAGCTCATGTGATCTTGGCCATCATTTTATTTTGGGCATAAAAATTGCTGTTGCTCTATAGATTAATTTCTGTATTTCTAAAAATGCTCTGTCCTTCAGATATTTTTCTGTTAAATAAAACAGCtatataaaataaagcttttataaGGCATGTTTTCTGCATGATGAACAAAGTATAGAAGCTCTTTTTTGCTCTTTCTTACGACTATTctatcccttttcttttctttttttctttctttctttcttcttttttttttatttccacaggGAAAAGATACCCCTTCACGTCTTTAGTCCCAAATACACAAAATTGCGTGACTGGCACCATGAAGTTTCAGCACGTGCTCTTAACGTACAGTGATTTATGAGCTTTGCCCCCTCAAGCAGCCAGCACATACCttttcattcactttttctttttttccaacttcatagaaaaatctgtattaaatttGCCTTGTGAAAAAAATAGAACCTTTTCTATACTTTTCTAAGCATTTCCTGCTGTTGTGAAATTAAGGAGGATGAACATGTATTGTGCTAGTTGGTAGCTCACAGATGTTAAACCAAGAGAATATATTAAGGGCCTAGATCTATTCAGTGGATTTATATCTGCTTCCATTTTTATTGGGGGACTTAACATGGAAAAAGAATTCTTCTCATAAGTTGAATTGGGTTGGTCATTTGAAGCAGAGGAGGATGAGCAAATAATGTCCTCATCTAATTTGGAAAATACTTTCTTTATGGTACTACATTTTCCAAGATTACTTTTAAGTTCATTATTACATAATGTTCAGAGTGGATTGTGAAGTAAAACAAGAAGACTTTATTAGAAAAGAGTTCATTATAAATTTGAGTATCTTTTAAAGTAGGTACTGGATAGGATGGGTGTATGAAGAGGAGGCAGACCAGTTTGGGCtttaaaagggaagaagagaattcTGCCCCTGTTTTCAATGGGGGGAAATACACTATTCTTTTGGTTTGGTTAATTTCAAAAATCCTGTTTTCTGTCAGAGGAAGTATTTCTAAGGTGGTGAATGTTATTAGGATATAGACAACTTATAGGCATTAACAAGTAAGATATATCAAAGATAGATTTGCTTTGTTTCTAAATCAGAGGAATGAACAGAATAAATTGCAGTATGAATGATTCTTGATGTGAcatcagagaaacattttacttagtGATATAAACTATTGTGCGTTGCTGCTCTTCTTAGGAAGCTCTGTTTTGGGCAACACATTTAAGCTAAATTTCTGACCAGAAATGCTTTCTGTCTTGtaatataatgtattatatattagaaCTAAATGCAATAATAAATGCATTTTGAAGTTTGGAAAAGTATTGTAATAAAGTTGCCTTTAATttagctttgtatcttgttttctgtttctttgaagcTAGTAACAATGCCATCCAAGACTTGCTAAAATATTACTTGGGTAAAATAAGTATCTTGATATTTCATTTGGGAAACCTTTTTAATTCTAATACTAAAATGTGAGTGTAGAATATGTCAAGGCTCATATTTAATTTTCCCCCTGACTTGTTACATTGGTTAGCATAACATTTTATGCAGCATATAAACTCCATTAGACTCTGGCACAACCTAGAATTAGTCTTTGTGTGAAAATGATTACTGAAGGATCTTGTCTGCATTTGAGGTTCTGTTTTAAcctatcgtatttccccatgtataagacgctcccatgtataagactcaccttaattttggggcccaaaatttgaaaaaagagtatattacataaagttattgaactcaaattttattcatcataaaattcatgcaactcctcaTCCCTGTTAAAACTCCCagccattagcttgtcctcatctgtgtctgatgatgaatcactgtcttcatatatttcctcgtcctcagttccatctatggcatttgaaataccacaaccactgtagaagacgcacccagtttttagaccccaaattattcgagaaagggtgcatcttatacgtggTGAAATACGGTATTTCCTATCACTTTAATGTTCCCATTGACTAGGACAACTCCCTAATAATTTGGAGAAATTAACATTAATTTCAGTTGGTGATTGATTACTGTTTGAAATTTGGCATGCCAAATGCATTGAAAACATAGTTCTAGGATTTATCTATGCTCATTTCTGCTTCACATCATAAgatattaaaatgtctttcttttacTGCATCAGTTATTCTTCAGAGACTCTAATTTTATGATCCTGACATCAGGATCATAAAATCAGAGACTCTAATTTTATGGTCCCATTTATGACGATGTCTCTGGCTTCTATAAGAAATTAGGTATAGGATTCCCTATACCTATTAATTCCTCATTGATCTTAAAAAGATGATGTTTGAAGGAAGATAGAATCAAAGTCTCATGAAAATTAATTGTGTAGGTAGAGTGAACATGGTCTTTTCCACCAAGAATCAAATTTCTAGATGAATGACAGGGTTGAGAGAAAAACTACTTGAAAGAGAGTTTTaggtaaataaaagaatttttcccTAATTAAGACAAGAGAATTATGTATAGAACTTTTATGACTTGAAATAAGTACAgatgaaaataagaatttaatacGTTGCctatttgaaaataaagtatttaatgtCACACTGAATGTAGAAACTTAGATAAATAGAATGGTCCATATTTGGGTATGAGGGTAAATGTTTAGCCAGGATCACAGTGGACATTCCAGTTAACCCTGTCAGAGGTTGAATTCCTAAACTCAATTAATCTCCTGGGACATCTTATATTCCTAACTTAGAAGCTAGCCAAAAATTATAAAAGCTTCTTGCAAAATATTATTGTAAGTCTAGTGACTTAATTTAtagcttgtttttgtttgtctctCTTATACAGACTTTATCATAGGAttgtttttaatgtgaaattGGAAAGTTACTCTTAAGaatttcaacattttttcttaaaatatttaccagTCAATAGATGGAATGTCTCCCACACAGTCAGTAGTAGCTTGTTACCTCAAAAAACACATTATTTGTGGAAactgaaatatattcattttgtacATTATTGTGTCCTTTAGGAAgattcagataaaaataaaagataccttagcttgttaaaaaaatttttttgatattaGGAGAGTAGTAGTCtctatttaaattcaaatttattcattactcaaatataaaatgtattgattttctcCAGGTAAATAACATTGTGATTGTTGTATTTCTGAtatgtatttaattaatattattatataaatcaTAAACATTCATCACTTGTATTCACTTTTTTCACATGAGTAATTATTGGCTGTTTAAACACCGGGCACTGCTGTGTGCTAGGGATTCAGTAATgcataacagaaaaatatataaccaaGATGATTCGAGATAATTGTGTTACTAAGATAATAAAGTTAATATACAGGAAATTTGACTTAGGTAGGTAGGGAGTACTTAGATTGTGTGGACTTCTGAGGAGATCACCTTAGACCCATCACCTGAGAGAGGCGGGGGGGTCACTCATGACATCTTGGGGTCCATGTTTAAGACAGAGAAAACAGGTGTGGGAATGCTGAGGCAGAAAGTGAGCAGAAAGGACAGTATGCCCAAGATGCCGCATGCAAGGGCAAGCATGATGTAACAACATCCTAAAGTATGCATGCCCATAGGCATAGAACCTACTACTAACCCATTACTAACCATGGCATTTTCAAGGGGAAGTTGACTTACTATCATATCTAACTATTTTCAAGCAAAATTAGGAAATCTAGAACCCAGGTAGTTTAACCAATTTGCTAAATAAACTACATACACTCATCTGATTAGTGTCAGCCCTGAGCATCATTATCAATGTAATCCTTTTCTCATTGAGACCCATCTAAGTTGACACTTAGTAAAAGCAGGCATTTAACACAGTATATGTTGGTAACATGTATGTAAGGGAACAGAATGTCCTGTAATGTGTACATAAAGCCATTTAAAAACAAGACATGCATGTATAGAAATTTGAATATAATGCTCTGTATGTAATTTAGTGATGAATTTGACAATTTAGTATTCTCTTTATAAACTTTCCTAGAATTGTTTGGACTCATTCCTTTTGTTTATCCCATTAAAGAATATTCCTTAAACCAAGTAAATATTTCCTTGCTCATTCTTTCCAAAAAAGACATCTACATCttaccttctatttttttttttttttttttctggtttgaaCAGTAAAAAACAGGAAATGATAAATTCTGGGTTTTAGACTCAGATTTGTAACTAACTCTTTTCTGCTCCTGAGTTCCCACTTTAAAATACGAAGTTAGAGTCAGTGATGGACACTACGATGCCCACCCAGAACTGCTTCAGAGGAGAACTCGAATCCCCTGCTGCTCAGTGTATGGCGGTAGGATTGCGTTCAGGGGTCAGCGCCCTCAAACAGCACCTTAGCTGCTGACACCCCTCCAGCCGTACCACAGCCTTCGTGGAGCTGTCCAAAAGCAGTGACCTGATTGGATGGAGGAAGAGGTGAAAGCCTGGCCATTTCAGCCCATGTAGAGACATACTCAAATATCCATTCTATTCGAGCACTTCCCATCTTCTCCCTTCCAAAGGTGTTGGTTCTAGCTAGCGACATTTCTCAATAAGCACCCTCCATGCTAAATTCTGTCCTGGCATTTGCTTTCCGGGGAACCTGATCTGCAACAGAATCTTCATCTCATAGATCTCCATTTGGACCTCAATTGCAGGGGTTCTCTTCACTGTGGTTCCCGTCTTCATCACCTCGTCATTCACTCTGTCATTGTCACTTGTTACCTTCTCTTTAAATCTTCAACTCAGATCACACGCACTGTTCAGGTAAATCATGAAAGTGAAAGATGCCAGGTAAGTCAGCCTGAAAGGTTTATGGAAgtcaaaaggaaaaggatattTGTTGATTGCATCAGAAGCATCCCAGTAAAGATACTGAGAAATTAAATGGAGTAATGCAGATACAACAAGGTCGGAGGGGTGCTTCTGGGGATGAAGGATGCTAAGTGTCACGCTCTGAGTAATGCCACAAACGGAAGCATCCTGCTGCCCCTGGTGCCCGTGCTGTGCCACTGACCACGACGCTGAGTCACGGGCTCCCTCTTCCGAGGGTACCTTGTTCCTTCCTCGAACTCCAGTTTTGAAATGCAGTCTCACCACAGTGCATTGCCCTCCACAGCAGAAGTAATCTTTTCACTTCTGGAGTaacataatacattatttttacttctcttttggcATTCCTTTTACtgatttgtattatatatatatatgtcctaAATATCCAGCTAGAACATGAGTTCTTTGAAGACAAGAGTCTTAGTATAATGGTATAAATTGGAAGGGAAAGGCATTCTAATAAGCATGGTATTTTTTCCTGGATGCAACTGTAGCTGTGTAAGGAAAGCTCCATACATTCAATATagaaatttatgtatataaatggAAAGTATTAGAAATGTATATAAAGTataatataagaatataaattacaaatatataaaagtacAAATCCAGTTTGAAAGTCAGTGGTAGGATGGTAAGATGTATCTCTGGTGGACTACTTAAATTGGAAATAGCTGAGGCTGCCCTAACAAGACACCACAGatttggtggcttaaacaacagaaatgtattttctcacagttctagaagttAGGAGTCCAAGATGAAGATGTTAACAGGGGTGCTTTGTGGCGAGGCCTCTCTGTCTTGCAGATGGCCATCTTCTCACTGCGCCCTCACCTGGCCTTCCCTTGAGCACACCGAAgagctctggtgtctcttcctttccttataaggacaccagtcttaCTGGATTGGGGGCCTACTGTTACGACTTCCTTTACCCTTACTTACTTCTTTAGAGGCCCTCTTTCAAAATACTGTCACATGGGGGCTTGGCTTTCAATGTATGAATTGGGAATGGGGAGACGcacaattcagttcataacatATAGCAGCTGCCTTTCTGTCCCGATACTCAATTTGacaaattaatacattaaaaaaaagaggtttttttaGGTAGAATCACTGACTTGGACCCAGTTGGAAGCATCATTGTTCCCTCTGCTGTGGGGTCTCATTTTCTACTTCGGATGACTGTCGTTTGTCTCCATATGTTCTCCATCACTAGAGCACAAGCTCATTGAACACAGAGTTTTGCTGTCCTCTCATACTGGGCATTAACACTAAAAAATTGTTCCTAATTATGTATAGTTGCATATTTCTCCAGTTTTCTAATGTTGAATTTTAAGGAAATTGTTTACATCATGGTGTACACAACTTTTAATTgaatataaattcaatgtaaggtcaaattttcataaaaaatgCTACACATTAATATCTattgaaaataaagttaaacaatACCTAAGTTGTTTAAAAGGAGAATTGTGCTCTGTGCAATCTAACTGGCAAAGTAACACATTTCTCCTGATGATGTGTTTGTTAAATTGTCATGGAagactttttaagaaattaaatgaaaGTTTGGTTTTGAATTcatctttctttgtgtttctggTCTGTTTCAACATGAATAGCTCAGTGACTCCTGTGAGGAGATAATACATAACTAATTTTAGAAACAGGTGTATGAGAAGTTTAGTGCTCAGTTTGGAAAACCAGTACaaacagttttattattactAAGGAAATGTTTGAAGTTAAGAGTCTAATCTACAGCattgattaaaaagaaacatCAGCATTTTATTAGTAACCCACTAAGAGTGGAAAGCTAGTGAATGATATGTGTATGGCTTACTGGCTTAGAGAATTACAGGACGCCACAGAAAATTTCATTAGaagataatctttaaaaaaatactatatacttaAAATACATTATTGTCAAGCACTAGAGAATTTAAGTTAAATGATTTTCTTGATCTCACTCTTTTAAGAGCTTCTACTACATAGTGAATATTTATCTAATCAGATTAAAGTTTTTTATGCTTATACaggtttatataaataaatatgtagtaatattttattttagcagaAAGATATATTAAATTATCATGATAAAAACAGTTTTTATCAATCTTTTAACTCCTATTTTAAGGAATGATAGGTTCTGATTTCTCACATATTGTGATTAAGAATTAATAATATATGGATTTGCAGTTTTCAAAGACTTAAAATACTCATCCAGGGAGGAGTCACTGCCTCTTCCAATTAGTAGAAAAATGATTCAAACTAGTCACCAGTTACATTATACAAAACTGAAACAATTATGGGGGGAAATATCCTTTTATAGGCTGCCTCATAGTACTAAACAATGACCACATGATTTCTGGCTGAAGGCTGTTACACGGATCTTAAGTGACTTCTTGAGCAGAAACCTATTACTTTTGTACATTTGGTGAATATTTAGAAAGTATAAACTACACAAATACTTCTG carries:
- the PDLIM5 gene encoding PDZ and LIM domain protein 5 isoform X10 — protein: MSNYTVSLVGPAPWGFRLQGGKDFNMPLTISSLKDGGKASQANVRIGDVVLSIDGISAHGMTHLEAQNKIKGCTGSLNMTLQRASAISKPEPVHVQKRTQVTNNPHTMKIPPKRPPRKHIVERNTEFYHIPTHSDASKKRLIEDTEDWHPRTGTTQSRSFRILAQITGTEHMKESEPDNTKKAKEKIPLHVFSPKYTKLRDWHHEVSARALNVQ